A single uncultured Acetobacterium sp. DNA region contains:
- a CDS encoding homoserine dehydrogenase, which yields MNIALLGFGTIGSGVYELINLNKGKFAGNFTDLESRKSSPVITKVLERDTSKDLGDTVGKIVTHPSDILEDESIGLVIALMGGMDFEYEMIKECLRAGKHVVTANKAVISEYFQELLTLAEENGVVLRYEASVGGGIPIIGSLKEEMKINRVTEIKGILNGTTNFILSKMTEEGADFGDTLALAQSIGFAEADPTADVEGYDVSRKLSILSSMAYEGIIRDEDVYKRGITDIRAADIEMIGSMGYVVKYLGHSMLEEKNVYTTVEPVLFKEASIMSNVNSEFNIISITGDIIGELQFYGKGAGKDATANAVVGDVLYILNIVGEQNLPKPLRLNRKLNKVGTDIFKGKYYLRANLGDKDMLDQVLTAVETVAARKTVIVDDNQVFVVTNAIVANEFNKMAEKLKEAVPEIFYARIYE from the coding sequence TTGAATATCGCACTTTTAGGCTTTGGAACCATTGGTTCTGGGGTCTATGAACTCATCAATTTAAATAAAGGTAAGTTTGCTGGTAATTTTACCGATCTGGAGTCCCGAAAGTCAAGCCCGGTCATCACTAAGGTTTTGGAACGGGATACGTCCAAGGATCTGGGCGATACCGTCGGAAAAATTGTGACCCACCCCAGCGACATATTGGAAGACGAAAGTATTGGCCTTGTGATTGCCCTGATGGGCGGCATGGACTTTGAATATGAAATGATCAAAGAATGCCTCCGGGCGGGAAAACATGTGGTTACCGCCAATAAGGCCGTCATCTCCGAGTACTTTCAGGAATTGCTGACGCTGGCTGAGGAAAATGGCGTGGTATTGCGTTATGAAGCTTCTGTCGGCGGCGGGATTCCGATCATCGGCAGTTTAAAAGAAGAAATGAAAATCAATCGGGTCACCGAAATCAAGGGCATCCTTAATGGAACCACCAACTTCATCTTATCCAAAATGACTGAAGAAGGGGCAGATTTTGGCGATACCCTGGCGCTGGCCCAATCCATCGGTTTTGCGGAAGCCGATCCCACTGCGGATGTTGAGGGCTATGATGTATCCCGTAAATTGTCCATCCTTTCATCGATGGCCTATGAAGGCATCATCCGGGACGAAGATGTTTATAAGCGGGGGATCACTGATATCCGGGCAGCCGATATTGAGATGATCGGATCGATGGGTTACGTGGTCAAATATCTGGGACATTCGATGCTTGAAGAAAAAAATGTTTATACCACTGTGGAACCGGTCTTATTTAAGGAAGCCTCGATTATGAGCAACGTCAACAGCGAATTTAATATCATTTCGATTACCGGGGATATTATTGGTGAACTGCAGTTTTATGGTAAAGGTGCCGGCAAAGACGCCACCGCCAATGCCGTGGTGGGGGATGTCCTCTATATCTTAAATATTGTCGGCGAACAGAATTTGCCCAAACCCCTGCGGCTAAACCGGAAGCTTAATAAAGTTGGAACCGACATTTTTAAAGGCAAATATTATTTAAGAGCAAATCTGGGTGATAAAGATATGCTGGATCAGGTGCTGACAGCAGTGGAAACGGTGGCGGCGCGAAAAACTGTCATCGTCGATGACAATCAGGTTTTTGTGGTAACAAATGCCATTGTAGCCAATGAATTTAATAAGATGGCAGAAAAATTGAAGGAAGCAGTTCCGGAAATATTTTATGCCCGTATCTACGAATAA
- a CDS encoding ACT domain-containing protein, whose protein sequence is MIKDYLIVNKKILPDYYSKVVEARILMESSQCKSVSDAVKKVGISRSTYYKYKDYIFTPSENYGRKFTLSFKLDDQPGILSNILNILRDYQTSIITIHQDIPINQAAIVIVTLDGKDIVISIDELMVILEELDGVHGVHLIAME, encoded by the coding sequence TTGATTAAGGATTATCTGATTGTTAATAAAAAAATACTACCAGACTATTATTCCAAGGTGGTGGAAGCCCGGATCTTAATGGAATCCTCCCAATGTAAATCGGTGAGCGATGCCGTCAAAAAGGTGGGGATCAGCCGGAGTACCTATTATAAATATAAAGACTATATTTTCACCCCATCGGAAAACTACGGCCGAAAATTCACCCTTTCGTTTAAGCTGGACGATCAACCGGGGATCCTTTCGAATATTTTGAATATTCTCCGGGATTACCAAACCAGCATTATCACCATTCATCAGGATATCCCCATTAACCAGGCAGCCATTGTCATTGTGACCCTAGATGGTAAGGACATTGTCATTAGTATTGATGAGCTGATGGTCATCCTTGAAGAATTGGACGGCGTTCATGGCGTTCATTTGATTGCGATGGAATAA
- the thrC gene encoding threonine synthase, whose amino-acid sequence MKKGYNSTRSKDINVTASQGILQGLAPDGGLFVPNFIDQIQLDPSQFMGKNYGEMANAVFSAFLNDFNEKQISDSIQGAYYSGKFEEKEPVALEKVKDRYFLELFHGPTCAFKDMALTILPYLMVESMKNVNNQKKIMILTATSGDTGKAALEGFANVPDISIIVFYPKDGVSTVQEKQMLTQIGANTCVVGIDGNFDDTQNGVKVILNDPELAAELAKANVIFSSANSINIGRLLPQVVYYFYSYYELLQRGEIQTDEKINFVVPTGNFGNILAGYYASLLGLPINKLICASNANKVLTDFFETGNYDRNRDFHKTTSPSMDILISSNLERLLYDVSGADPEAVSDLMEQLKNQGSYQASKTLMEKTSLFYAGAADEAETAQAIKAIFDETHYLMDPHTAVANKVYEDYLNETGDATKTVIVSTASPYKFGRSVYESIFGDCECNDYELLNILAEKTGTIIPQPLKDLDKKANQHQVQCDKAEMSQAVLNFLKDQVDKND is encoded by the coding sequence ATGAAAAAAGGCTATAACAGCACGCGATCCAAAGACATCAACGTTACTGCATCTCAGGGCATCCTGCAGGGATTGGCCCCGGATGGTGGACTCTTCGTCCCCAACTTTATTGATCAAATTCAGCTCGACCCATCTCAATTCATGGGAAAAAACTACGGCGAAATGGCTAATGCTGTCTTTTCAGCTTTTCTCAATGATTTTAATGAAAAACAAATTTCTGATTCCATTCAGGGTGCTTATTACTCCGGTAAATTTGAAGAAAAAGAACCGGTCGCTTTAGAAAAGGTTAAAGACCGCTATTTTCTGGAACTCTTCCACGGTCCCACCTGCGCTTTTAAAGACATGGCTCTGACTATTTTACCATATCTGATGGTAGAATCCATGAAAAATGTTAACAATCAAAAGAAAATCATGATCTTAACCGCCACCTCCGGTGATACCGGCAAGGCCGCGCTGGAAGGCTTTGCCAATGTTCCGGATATCAGTATTATTGTGTTTTACCCGAAGGATGGCGTCAGCACCGTTCAGGAAAAACAAATGCTCACCCAAATTGGGGCTAACACCTGCGTGGTGGGAATCGATGGCAACTTTGACGATACCCAAAACGGCGTTAAAGTGATTCTCAACGATCCCGAACTGGCGGCCGAGCTGGCCAAAGCCAACGTGATCTTTTCCTCAGCCAATTCCATTAATATCGGCCGGCTGCTGCCCCAGGTTGTTTATTATTTTTATAGCTATTATGAGCTGCTACAAAGAGGCGAAATTCAGACAGATGAAAAAATAAATTTTGTGGTACCGACTGGTAACTTTGGCAATATCCTGGCCGGTTACTACGCCTCACTACTGGGGTTGCCGATCAATAAACTGATCTGTGCCTCCAACGCCAATAAAGTTTTAACTGACTTTTTCGAAACCGGGAACTATGATCGCAACCGGGATTTTCATAAAACTACATCGCCATCCATGGATATTCTGATTTCCAGCAATCTGGAACGGCTACTTTACGATGTCTCCGGCGCTGATCCCGAGGCCGTCAGTGATCTGATGGAGCAGCTTAAAAATCAAGGCTCTTACCAGGCATCTAAAACCCTGATGGAAAAAACCAGTCTGTTCTATGCTGGTGCCGCCGATGAAGCCGAAACTGCCCAAGCCATCAAAGCCATTTTTGACGAAACTCATTATCTGATGGATCCCCACACCGCCGTTGCCAACAAAGTTTATGAAGACTATCTAAACGAAACCGGGGATGCCACCAAAACCGTGATTGTGTCCACCGCCAGCCCATATAAATTTGGCCGTTCGGTTTATGAAAGCATTTTCGGTGATTGCGAATGCAACGATTATGAACTTTTGAATATTCTGGCTGAAAAAACCGGCACCATCATTCCTCAGCCATTAAAGGATCTGGACAAAAAAGCCAATCAGCATCAAGTTCAATGCGATAAAGCGGAAATGTCTCAGGCCGTTCTTAATTTTTTAAAAGATCAGGTGGACAAAAATGATTAA
- the tsaA gene encoding tRNA (N6-threonylcarbamoyladenosine(37)-N6)-methyltransferase TrmO produces the protein MEQGYVKPIGAIRVQGENIFIELEEAYCEGLEGLDGFSHINVFWWFSEFDNEDARKLLSGSQPYKQAPEVMGVFATRSPLRPNPIALTPVSVLEIDYQKGIIRIPYIDANDGTPVLDIKPYTPSLDRVENPKVPSWCDHWPKSVEGSGNFNWEDEFNF, from the coding sequence ATGGAACAAGGTTATGTAAAACCAATTGGCGCAATTCGTGTTCAGGGTGAGAACATCTTTATTGAACTAGAAGAGGCCTATTGTGAAGGGCTGGAAGGACTGGACGGATTTTCTCACATCAATGTTTTCTGGTGGTTCAGTGAGTTTGACAACGAAGATGCAAGGAAGCTTCTCTCTGGGTCCCAGCCCTACAAGCAGGCCCCGGAGGTGATGGGGGTATTTGCCACCCGATCTCCGCTTCGGCCCAATCCCATTGCCTTAACCCCGGTTTCGGTGCTGGAGATCGACTATCAAAAAGGTATCATCAGGATCCCATATATTGACGCCAATGATGGCACCCCGGTGCTGGATATCAAACCTTATACCCCTAGTCTGGATCGGGTAGAAAATCCCAAGGTGCCGAGCTGGTGCGATCATTGGCCTAAAAGTGTTGAAGGGTCTGGAAACTTTAATTGGGAAGATGAGTTTAACTTCTAA
- the abc-f gene encoding ABC-F type ribosomal protection protein, with the protein MSQISISHLTFNYESSYENIFEDVSFAIDTNWKLGFIGRNGRGKTTFLKLLMGLYDYSGVIATTVNFDYFPFEIADAAQLTHTIVNSIHENYETWELQRELSLLNLDPELLNRSFETLSRGEQTKILLAALFLKPNQFLLIDEPTNHLDLEGRQIVSAYLSKKSGFILVSHDRSFLDNCVDHVLSINKMNINVQKGNYSTWLFNKARQDQFELDQNKKLKQEIGQLKTAAKRTENWSNQVEKSKKNQRVAGLRPDRGHIGHQAAKMMKRSKSLEKRQHKSIQEKEKLLKNIDWADALQIKPLYYQKDRLASASNLSIFYDRCPVLEHLSFEINQGDRIAIVGKNGSGKSSLLKLLLGEPIRFDGSLNLSSQLKISHIPQDTDCLCGDLRYYAHCEKIDESLFKTILRKLGFSREQFEKNMADFSEGQKKKVFLARSLCQSAHLYLWDEPLNYIDVLSRMQIEELLLQTPPTMVFVEHDRSFIDRLATKIIEL; encoded by the coding sequence ATGTCACAAATCAGCATATCCCATTTAACCTTTAACTACGAAAGCAGTTATGAGAATATTTTCGAAGATGTTTCCTTTGCCATTGATACCAATTGGAAATTAGGCTTTATTGGGCGCAATGGCCGGGGAAAAACCACCTTTTTAAAACTGCTGATGGGTCTATACGACTATTCGGGAGTGATTGCCACAACCGTCAATTTCGATTATTTTCCGTTTGAAATAGCGGATGCTGCTCAGCTTACCCATACTATTGTCAATTCAATTCATGAAAACTATGAAACCTGGGAACTGCAGAGGGAATTATCACTACTGAACCTTGACCCCGAACTGCTTAACCGTAGCTTTGAGACTCTGAGCCGGGGTGAACAAACCAAGATATTACTGGCGGCTTTATTTCTAAAACCCAATCAGTTTCTGTTAATCGACGAACCTACCAACCATTTGGATCTGGAAGGCCGTCAAATTGTCAGCGCATATTTAAGTAAAAAGTCCGGATTTATTCTGGTTTCTCATGATCGAAGCTTTCTTGATAATTGTGTGGATCACGTTTTGTCTATTAACAAGATGAACATCAATGTCCAAAAAGGCAACTATTCTACCTGGCTCTTTAATAAGGCGCGGCAGGATCAGTTTGAGCTGGATCAGAATAAGAAACTCAAACAGGAAATTGGCCAACTGAAAACAGCGGCTAAACGAACTGAAAACTGGTCCAATCAGGTTGAAAAATCCAAAAAGAACCAACGGGTCGCGGGACTTCGTCCGGACCGGGGACATATCGGCCATCAGGCAGCAAAAATGATGAAGCGATCCAAATCACTGGAAAAACGGCAGCATAAAAGTATTCAAGAAAAAGAAAAGCTGCTAAAAAACATTGACTGGGCCGATGCACTTCAGATTAAACCCCTTTATTACCAGAAAGACCGGCTGGCTTCAGCAAGCAATCTGTCGATTTTCTATGACCGCTGTCCGGTTCTTGAGCATCTCAGTTTCGAGATCAATCAGGGCGATCGCATCGCTATTGTGGGAAAAAACGGTTCCGGTAAATCCAGTCTACTCAAACTACTCCTGGGCGAACCCATCCGCTTTGATGGCAGCCTGAACCTGAGCAGTCAGCTGAAGATTTCGCATATACCGCAGGACACCGACTGCCTTTGCGGTGATCTGCGCTACTATGCCCACTGTGAAAAGATTGACGAAAGTTTGTTTAAAACCATCCTGCGAAAGCTCGGTTTTAGTCGGGAACAGTTTGAAAAAAATATGGCGGACTTTAGTGAGGGGCAGAAAAAGAAGGTTTTTCTGGCTCGCAGCCTGTGCCAGTCCGCCCACTTATATTTGTGGGATGAACCACTTAACTATATCGATGTGCTCTCCCGAATGCAGATTGAAGAACTTTTGCTGCAAACCCCGCCAACCATGGTCTTTGTGGAACATGACCGTTCCTTTATCGATCGCCTAGCCACAAAAATTATTGAATTATAA
- a CDS encoding radical SAM protein, producing the protein MPQYHPTICTTALNELKRKIPYGWDLNIYKGCSHGCYYCYAMGTHGFSGFSDFTTNISIKTNIVEVLEKQLRSPNWKREIINIGGVTDSYQPAEAKYQLMPEILKLLIKYKTPAIISTKSDLVLRDYDLIDELSRITYINVAATITTMDEAIRKKIEPGAVSSRARFDMLKAFRQTNASVGHHLMPIIPTLTDDSETLRALFEAGKDAGIDYVLPGALYLRGATRPAFFDFIKINFPEKYEVLWELYKKGGAPKAYKDELYGRLNPLRKSYGLSNSYSKPIKEKLKVYPATEEQVSFLTP; encoded by the coding sequence ATGCCACAATACCATCCAACTATCTGTACTACGGCTTTAAATGAACTAAAACGTAAGATTCCCTACGGCTGGGATTTGAATATTTACAAAGGCTGCAGTCATGGCTGCTATTATTGCTATGCCATGGGGACCCACGGATTTAGCGGTTTTTCTGATTTCACAACTAATATTTCGATCAAAACCAATATTGTCGAAGTCCTCGAAAAACAACTCCGTTCTCCCAATTGGAAACGGGAAATTATCAATATTGGTGGTGTTACCGACAGCTATCAACCGGCGGAAGCCAAGTATCAGTTGATGCCGGAGATCCTCAAACTGCTGATTAAGTATAAAACCCCGGCGATTATTTCCACAAAGTCAGATCTGGTGTTGCGGGATTATGATCTCATCGATGAATTGTCCCGCATCACCTATATCAATGTTGCTGCCACGATTACTACGATGGATGAAGCAATTCGAAAAAAAATCGAACCCGGAGCGGTCTCTTCCCGAGCCCGTTTCGATATGCTGAAAGCCTTCCGACAAACCAATGCCTCCGTCGGCCATCACTTGATGCCCATTATTCCGACCCTGACCGATGACTCCGAGACACTGCGAGCCTTATTTGAAGCTGGCAAGGATGCCGGGATTGACTATGTGCTACCTGGAGCACTTTATCTACGGGGCGCAACCCGGCCGGCCTTTTTCGATTTTATCAAGATCAACTTCCCGGAAAAATATGAAGTGCTTTGGGAACTGTATAAAAAAGGCGGCGCCCCCAAAGCATACAAAGATGAACTCTACGGGCGGTTAAACCCGCTTCGTAAATCATATGGCTTATCCAATAGCTATAGCAAACCGATTAAGGAAAAGCTGAAAGTCTATCCCGCCACCGAAGAACAGGTTTCGTTTTTAACACCTTAA
- a CDS encoding DUF3784 domain-containing protein — translation MEESTSAKLKRLFPDGMFNCIRKYLICCSAVPLTPSTAYFILYINVKSGKTRLLLDTFVINRIALLISTFFLGGILMVTNDVWAVFCLVLATIFILLALVFALLKEKAAILISGFNTLPKELRVKYDTRQMSKDMRNQFVLWTIVLLSGAILSHFISFYFALAASVLWLFLFLKEVHFDIDKAFDRYLK, via the coding sequence TTGGAAGAAAGCACATCTGCTAAACTTAAACGATTATTTCCTGATGGCATGTTTAATTGCATCCGCAAATATTTAATTTGTTGCTCAGCTGTTCCATTGACACCATCAACCGCCTACTTTATACTGTATATTAACGTAAAGTCTGGAAAAACCAGATTATTATTAGATACTTTTGTTATTAACCGGATCGCACTATTGATTTCAACGTTTTTTTTAGGAGGCATACTTATGGTTACAAATGATGTATGGGCTGTCTTTTGTCTTGTCTTGGCAACCATTTTTATATTGTTGGCACTTGTTTTTGCACTGTTAAAAGAAAAGGCTGCTATCCTTATTAGTGGCTTCAACACATTGCCCAAAGAACTCCGCGTAAAATATGACACCCGGCAGATGAGCAAAGATATGCGAAATCAATTTGTCTTATGGACGATCGTCTTATTATCCGGGGCAATTCTTTCTCATTTCATCAGTTTCTATTTTGCCTTAGCTGCTTCAGTCCTTTGGCTGTTTCTCTTTTTAAAAGAAGTTCATTTCGATATTGACAAAGCTTTTGATCGTTACCTGAAATAG
- the thrB gene encoding homoserine kinase, producing MIKVRVPGTSANIGPGFDAFGLALSIYNTFSFEEKNDGKLTIRGVERKYQSDTNLVYRSMQKVFKKAGYHPKGLYIHTDVDIPISRGLGSSATCIVGGLFGANALIGSPLSTAELFDIAVEMEGHPDNVAPAIFGGLVVSMNDHGKNVHIKSQVHPCYEFYALVPDFPLSTSDARKVLPKKVSFSDATHNLPRATMTYLALSNGSEEILKLCMKDRLHQPYRKRLIAHYDVITKKAREMGCLNTCISGAGPTILAINAVENRSFQTDMSAYLTEKLPGWQIIPLAPDNQGVQVLGGSTID from the coding sequence ATGATTAAGGTTCGGGTTCCTGGTACCAGTGCCAACATTGGCCCGGGATTTGACGCCTTCGGCCTGGCGCTGTCAATTTATAATACCTTCAGCTTTGAAGAAAAGAATGATGGCAAGCTGACCATCCGGGGGGTTGAACGGAAGTATCAAAGCGATACCAATCTGGTTTACCGTTCGATGCAAAAAGTGTTTAAAAAAGCGGGTTATCATCCCAAGGGGCTTTATATCCATACCGATGTGGATATCCCCATCAGCCGGGGCCTGGGCAGTTCAGCCACCTGCATCGTCGGGGGACTTTTTGGAGCCAATGCTCTGATTGGTTCACCGCTTTCCACGGCCGAACTTTTTGATATTGCAGTAGAGATGGAAGGACATCCGGATAATGTCGCTCCGGCCATCTTTGGCGGTCTGGTGGTCTCCATGAACGATCACGGCAAAAATGTCCATATCAAAAGTCAGGTCCACCCTTGCTATGAGTTTTACGCCCTGGTGCCGGACTTTCCCTTATCGACATCCGATGCCCGAAAGGTTTTGCCTAAAAAGGTCAGCTTCAGTGATGCCACCCACAATTTGCCCCGAGCCACCATGACCTACCTGGCTTTGTCCAACGGTTCTGAAGAAATTTTAAAACTGTGTATGAAGGATCGCCTTCATCAACCCTACCGGAAAAGGCTCATCGCCCACTATGATGTCATTACCAAAAAAGCCCGGGAAATGGGCTGTCTCAACACCTGTATCAGCGGTGCTGGGCCGACTATTCTGGCTATTAATGCGGTGGAAAACCGTAGTTTTCAAACGGACATGTCAGCTTATTTAACGGAAAAATTACCAGGATGGCAGATCATTCCGTTGGCTCCTGATAACCAGGGGGTTCAAGTTTTGGGAGGTTCAACCATTGATTAA
- a CDS encoding transglutaminase domain-containing protein, with translation MSNYERNGRKVVAIIIISVLIILLIAVGVFLALEDLAGSVNVKSLFNDIEGEKTEAITESQQQQFDGYAFLNENEKQAYAKVVQMLTDFDSEAKVSGISTEEIEGVLSAVDYDHPEIFWAGEFSYYFDEDNQMVSKVMVEYPYNETEKDRRQAEIEAAYQDYSTGIKNGMSEYEKVKYAYEYVIKNTVYEEDLEDDQNIYSVFGKKGSVCAGYSKAIQYLLKRTGIECSYVAGEAIGQGAHAWNIVRVDGEYYYLDATWGEFNVADNAEPEKSIFYDYFCVTTKELLKSHQPDESLIKYPEFTATAANYFVKENKLYDLNKQSEQNRFAADLEAAANMGEKYFHYAITDSNTINTAENLMDEILGSYYWFSGADKLSNTIQLY, from the coding sequence ATGAGTAATTATGAACGTAACGGAAGAAAAGTAGTCGCAATTATTATCATATCCGTGCTCATTATTCTTTTGATCGCTGTCGGGGTCTTTCTGGCACTGGAAGATTTGGCTGGCAGTGTTAATGTTAAATCTCTTTTTAATGACATTGAAGGTGAAAAAACAGAGGCGATAACAGAAAGTCAACAGCAACAATTTGATGGTTATGCTTTTCTTAATGAAAACGAAAAACAGGCTTATGCTAAGGTTGTCCAGATGCTCACTGATTTTGATTCTGAAGCAAAGGTGAGTGGTATTAGCACCGAAGAAATTGAGGGGGTTCTCAGTGCCGTGGATTATGATCATCCAGAAATATTCTGGGCCGGAGAATTTTCTTACTATTTTGACGAAGACAATCAAATGGTTAGCAAGGTCATGGTTGAATATCCCTATAACGAAACCGAAAAGGATCGGCGACAGGCGGAAATTGAAGCGGCCTATCAGGATTACAGTACGGGAATCAAAAATGGGATGAGTGAGTATGAAAAGGTCAAATATGCCTATGAATATGTGATTAAAAATACGGTTTATGAGGAAGACCTGGAGGATGATCAGAATATTTACAGTGTTTTTGGCAAGAAAGGCTCCGTTTGTGCCGGTTACTCAAAAGCCATTCAGTATCTGCTGAAACGCACCGGAATTGAATGTTCCTATGTGGCTGGTGAAGCCATTGGACAGGGCGCTCACGCCTGGAATATCGTCCGGGTTGATGGGGAGTATTATTATTTGGACGCCACCTGGGGTGAATTTAACGTGGCCGACAATGCTGAACCAGAAAAAAGCATTTTCTATGATTACTTTTGTGTAACGACCAAGGAATTATTAAAATCGCACCAACCAGATGAATCGCTGATCAAGTATCCGGAATTTACCGCCACTGCCGCTAATTATTTCGTCAAAGAGAACAAACTTTACGATTTGAATAAACAAAGCGAGCAGAACCGCTTTGCAGCAGACTTGGAGGCAGCGGCTAATATGGGTGAAAAATATTTTCATTATGCCATCACCGATTCCAACACCATTAATACTGCCGAAAATTTGATGGACGAAATTTTGGGTTCCTATTATTGGTTTTCGGGGGCAGATAAATTATCGAATACGATTCAGCTTTATTAA
- the trmB gene encoding tRNA (guanosine(46)-N7)-methyltransferase TrmB, whose product MHIRPKPWARPELEACGFFQAYPPDHLGQWQQLFKKKQPLHIELGCGKGTFIAALGSRHPEINYLAIDLIDAVLGLTKRNIESTYSNTNQSVDNVQIMSWDIERIDTILSSEDGVERIYINFCNPWPRRRYQKKRLTHSKHLIKYKKLLSENGEIYFKTDNDELFADSINYFEAAGFTITTLIPDLHATDYPDNIETEHEKMYAEQGIKIKFLIAKIS is encoded by the coding sequence ATGCATATACGACCAAAACCCTGGGCTCGTCCCGAACTGGAGGCCTGTGGATTTTTTCAGGCCTATCCCCCGGATCATTTGGGACAATGGCAACAGTTATTTAAAAAAAAGCAGCCCCTTCATATCGAATTGGGCTGCGGAAAAGGAACCTTTATTGCGGCGTTGGGCAGCCGCCATCCAGAGATCAACTATCTGGCCATTGATCTGATTGACGCCGTGCTGGGTTTGACAAAACGCAATATTGAATCTACTTATTCAAACACCAATCAATCTGTTGATAACGTCCAGATCATGTCCTGGGACATTGAACGCATTGACACTATCCTCTCCTCAGAGGATGGTGTCGAGCGGATTTACATTAATTTCTGTAATCCCTGGCCGCGCCGCCGCTACCAGAAAAAACGTCTGACTCATAGCAAACATCTGATAAAATATAAGAAACTCTTATCAGAAAACGGGGAAATCTATTTTAAGACCGACAATGATGAACTGTTTGCCGACTCCATAAACTATTTTGAAGCAGCCGGTTTTACCATCACCACCCTGATCCCCGATCTTCACGCCACGGACTACCCGGACAATATTGAAACCGAGCACGAAAAAATGTATGCTGAGCAGGGGATTAAGATTAAATTTTTGATCGCTAAAATCAGTTAG
- a CDS encoding aspartate kinase, whose protein sequence is MQDLIVQKYGGSSVANVERIKRVAGRIIETKEKGKKVVVVVSAMGDTTDDLIELAQKINEHPPSREMDMLLATGEQVSISLLAMAIQSMGHDVVSLTGAQCGIVTSNVHKRARINDIHTHRIEKELAAGKIVIVAGFQGINENKDITTLGRGGSDTSAVALAASLEAELCEIYTDVDGVYTADPRIVEEASKIEEISYEEVLEMASTGAKVLHPRSVEMAEKFKVPLVVRSSYNYNEGTIIKEDVIMEKVLVRGVSLDENIAKISIFEVPDQPGIAFRLFSALAKSNIHVDMIVQNVNRTAVNDISFTIDVDELQEAVTVAQKFAFEVNAQKVEYDQGVAKLSVIGTGIVANAEIASKFFEALFELGINIQTISTSEIKISCLIDKERGKEAMVHIHKKFDM, encoded by the coding sequence ATGCAAGATTTAATCGTACAAAAATATGGCGGCTCCAGTGTTGCCAATGTGGAAAGAATAAAACGGGTTGCTGGTCGGATTATTGAGACCAAGGAAAAAGGAAAGAAAGTCGTGGTGGTGGTTTCCGCCATGGGCGATACCACCGATGATCTGATTGAACTGGCTCAAAAAATCAATGAACATCCGCCCAGTCGGGAAATGGACATGCTGCTGGCCACCGGCGAGCAGGTTTCAATATCCTTGCTGGCGATGGCGATTCAGTCGATGGGCCACGATGTGGTCAGTTTAACCGGAGCCCAGTGTGGAATTGTTACATCCAACGTTCATAAACGGGCCCGAATTAATGATATTCACACCCACCGGATTGAAAAAGAACTGGCCGCCGGTAAGATTGTTATTGTTGCCGGCTTTCAGGGAATCAATGAAAACAAGGATATTACCACCCTTGGTCGGGGTGGATCCGATACCTCGGCTGTGGCTTTGGCAGCATCTTTAGAAGCCGAATTATGTGAAATCTATACCGATGTGGACGGGGTATACACCGCCGATCCCCGCATCGTTGAAGAGGCATCTAAAATCGAGGAAATCTCCTACGAAGAGGTTTTAGAGATGGCCAGTACCGGCGCCAAGGTATTGCATCCCCGTTCGGTGGAAATGGCCGAGAAATTCAAGGTACCGCTGGTGGTACGATCAAGCTATAATTACAATGAAGGAACCATTATTAAGGAGGACGTTATTATGGAAAAAGTATTAGTTCGAGGGGTATCTCTTGATGAAAATATCGCAAAAATATCAATCTTTGAAGTACCGGATCAACCGGGTATTGCCTTTAGATTATTCAGCGCTTTGGCAAAATCCAATATTCATGTGGATATGATTGTTCAGAATGTCAACCGAACCGCTGTTAATGACATCTCATTCACCATTGATGTGGATGAATTACAAGAAGCCGTAACCGTTGCCCAAAAATTTGCTTTTGAGGTCAATGCCCAAAAAGTGGAATATGATCAGGGCGTTGCCAAACTGTCAGTGATTGGGACCGGAATCGTGGCCAATGCCGAAATCGCCTCTAAATTCTTTGAAGCGTTATTCGAATTGGGCATCAATATCCAAACCATCAGTACCTCAGAAATCAAGATCTCCTGTCTGATTGACAAGGAACGCGGTAAAGAGGCGATGGTTCACATCCATAAAAAATTTGATATGTAG